From a region of the Xanthomonas rydalmerensis genome:
- a CDS encoding M14 family metallopeptidase produces the protein MIRAWLATLLLPMLLCSMPSLASEAGLSTEAERSGFARTGRYAETIALCDAFAQRYPHAVRCFDFGTTPEGRPMKALAVSTSGAFDPAAAQARKLPVVLIQGGIHAGEIDGKDAGFLALRQLLDGQAARGALDKQVWLFVPVFNVDGHERFGAWNRPNQRGPEQMGWRTTAQNLNLNRDYVKADAPEMQAMLRLVEQWDPLLYVDLHVTDGAQFEHDVSIQVEPLHAGDTALRGDGLRLRDGVLADLKRQGSLPLPYYPSFVVNDDPTSGFEDGVPTPRFSHGYFQLRNRFGMLVETHSWKRYPERVRITRNTIVSVLQQVARHGAQWRADALAADVRAQALEGKTVALDYRTTDASHLVDFRGYAYTRTPSPVSGALMTRYDERTPQIWRVPLRDQIVPSVEVAAPRAGYLVPAAQAALVGAKLRQHGIAFRTLDHDATLPVQTFRADDASFAARSSEGHQRLSVTGAWKPETRAVCAGALFVPIAQPKARLLIALLEPQAPDSLLQWGEFNSAFERAEYMEDYVAEDVARQMLASDPALKAEFEDKLEHDAAFAKDPQARLEFFYRRHNSWDERYRLYPVMRSDEAPS, from the coding sequence ATGATCCGAGCCTGGCTGGCCACCCTGCTGTTGCCGATGCTGCTGTGCAGCATGCCATCGCTGGCCAGCGAGGCGGGCCTGTCCACCGAGGCCGAGCGCAGCGGGTTCGCGCGCACCGGCCGCTACGCCGAAACCATCGCGCTGTGCGATGCGTTCGCGCAGCGCTATCCGCACGCGGTGCGCTGCTTCGACTTCGGCACCACGCCGGAAGGCCGGCCGATGAAGGCGTTGGCGGTGTCCACCTCCGGCGCATTCGATCCCGCCGCCGCACAGGCGCGCAAGCTGCCGGTGGTGCTGATCCAGGGCGGCATCCATGCCGGCGAGATCGACGGCAAGGACGCCGGCTTCCTCGCGCTGCGCCAGCTGCTCGACGGCCAGGCCGCGCGCGGCGCGCTGGACAAGCAGGTGTGGCTGTTCGTGCCGGTGTTCAACGTCGACGGACACGAGCGCTTCGGCGCCTGGAACCGGCCCAACCAGCGCGGCCCGGAGCAGATGGGCTGGCGCACCACCGCGCAGAACCTCAACCTCAACCGCGACTACGTCAAGGCCGATGCGCCGGAGATGCAGGCGATGCTGCGCCTGGTCGAGCAATGGGATCCGCTGCTGTACGTGGACCTGCACGTCACCGACGGCGCGCAGTTCGAGCACGACGTGTCGATTCAGGTGGAACCGCTGCACGCCGGCGACACCGCGCTGCGTGGCGACGGCCTGCGCCTGCGCGACGGCGTGCTCGCCGACCTGAAGCGGCAGGGCTCGCTGCCGCTGCCCTACTACCCCTCGTTCGTGGTCAACGACGACCCGACCTCCGGCTTCGAGGACGGCGTGCCGACACCGCGCTTTTCGCATGGCTATTTCCAGTTGCGCAACCGCTTCGGCATGCTGGTGGAGACGCATTCGTGGAAGCGCTACCCCGAACGCGTGCGCATCACCCGCAACACCATCGTCTCGGTACTGCAGCAGGTGGCGCGGCACGGTGCGCAGTGGCGCGCCGACGCACTGGCCGCCGACGTGCGCGCGCAAGCCCTGGAAGGGAAGACCGTGGCGCTGGACTACCGCACCACCGACGCCTCGCACCTGGTGGACTTCCGCGGCTACGCCTATACGCGCACGCCCTCGCCGGTCTCCGGCGCGCTGATGACCCGCTACGACGAGCGCACCCCGCAGATATGGCGCGTGCCGCTGCGCGACCAGATCGTGCCCAGCGTCGAAGTCGCCGCGCCGCGCGCCGGCTACCTGGTGCCGGCGGCGCAGGCCGCCCTGGTCGGTGCCAAGCTGCGCCAGCACGGCATTGCCTTCCGCACGCTGGACCACGACGCCACCCTGCCGGTGCAGACCTTCCGCGCCGACGACGCCAGCTTCGCCGCGCGCTCGTCCGAAGGCCACCAGCGGCTCAGCGTCACCGGCGCCTGGAAACCCGAGACCCGCGCCGTCTGCGCCGGCGCGCTGTTCGTGCCGATCGCCCAGCCCAAGGCGCGGCTGCTGATAGCGCTGCTGGAACCGCAGGCGCCGGACTCGCTGCTGCAATGGGGCGAGTTCAACAGCGCGTTCGAGCGCGCCGAATACATGGAGGACTACGTCGCCGAGGACGTGGCGCGGCAGATGCTGGCCAGCGACCCGGCGCTCAAGGCCGAGTTCGAGGACAAGCTCGAACACGACGCGGCCTTCGCCAAGGACCCGCAAGCGCGGCTGGAGTTCTTCTACCGCCGCCACAACTCCTGGGACGAGCGCTACCGCCTGTACCCGGTCATGCGCAGCGACGAAGCACCGTCCTGA
- a CDS encoding beta-glucosidase family protein encodes MKTFTGSLCLTLALTAPASAAPPATAVGTASTPNAAAAQRPWNDRSLSPDRRAALLVQAMTPDEKFQMLHSYFGLGKDGGPRPPGAIGSAGYVPAVERLGIPAQQLADAGVGVTNPGNIRPGDHATAMPSGPATAATWNRALAFAGGATMGREAWQQGFNVLLAGSVNLQRDPRNGRNFEYAGEDPLLAGVLVGESIRGVQSQHVVSTMKHFAMNDLETGRNTHSADIGEQAMHESDLLAFELALKIGQPGSVMCSYNRINGVYGCEHDYLLNQVLKQEWKFPGYVMSDWGGVHSGSKAALAGLDQQSAGEVFDKAVYFDQPLRMAVAAGTVPQARLDDMVKRILRAFIATGSFDNPPQHQPIDDAAGGLAAQRVVEEGTVLLRNEGKLLPLSRNLRRIAVIGGHADKGVIGGGGSSMVGVTVNGGNAVPGIAPTTWPGPVMFHPSSPLQALRKALPDAQIDYASGDDPAAAAKLAREAEVAIVFATQWSAESVDLPDIALPDKQDALIAAVVKANPKTAVVLETNGPVAMPWLQQVPAVLEAWYPGIRGGEGLARLLLGEVNPSGRLPVTWLRDVSQLPRPSIPGLGFKPAQPPGSNVDYNIEGANVGYRWFAARGLEPVYPFGYGLSYTTFAYSNFKVQANGSHVVASFDVRNTGDREGADVPQLYLRLPQGHHTPIRLVGWDKVMLKPGESRHVSIVAEPKTLADFDPKKRHWHIAAGDYELLLGRSATQVEARAPLHLKDGVLQH; translated from the coding sequence ATGAAAACGTTTACAGGATCCCTTTGCCTGACCCTCGCGCTGACCGCGCCCGCCTCCGCCGCGCCGCCGGCGACGGCCGTGGGCACGGCGTCCACGCCGAACGCCGCTGCTGCGCAGCGTCCCTGGAACGACCGCAGCCTGTCGCCGGACCGGCGCGCCGCGCTGCTGGTGCAGGCGATGACGCCGGACGAGAAGTTCCAGATGCTGCACAGCTACTTCGGGCTGGGCAAGGACGGCGGCCCGCGGCCACCCGGCGCGATCGGCTCGGCCGGCTACGTGCCGGCGGTCGAGCGCCTGGGCATCCCCGCGCAGCAGCTGGCCGATGCCGGCGTCGGCGTGACCAACCCCGGCAACATCCGCCCCGGCGACCACGCCACCGCGATGCCCTCCGGCCCCGCCACCGCCGCCACCTGGAACCGCGCGCTGGCCTTCGCCGGCGGCGCCACCATGGGCCGCGAGGCCTGGCAGCAGGGCTTCAACGTGCTGCTGGCCGGCAGCGTCAACCTGCAGCGCGACCCGCGCAACGGCCGCAACTTCGAGTACGCCGGCGAGGATCCGCTGCTGGCCGGCGTGCTGGTCGGCGAATCGATCCGCGGCGTGCAGAGCCAGCACGTGGTCTCGACCATGAAGCACTTCGCGATGAACGACCTGGAGACCGGGCGCAACACCCACAGCGCCGACATCGGCGAACAGGCCATGCACGAATCGGACCTGCTGGCCTTCGAGCTGGCGCTGAAGATCGGCCAGCCCGGCTCGGTGATGTGTTCGTACAACCGCATCAACGGCGTGTACGGCTGCGAGCACGACTACCTGCTCAACCAGGTGCTGAAGCAGGAGTGGAAGTTCCCCGGCTACGTGATGTCCGACTGGGGCGGCGTGCACAGCGGCTCCAAGGCGGCGTTGGCCGGCCTGGACCAGCAGTCGGCCGGCGAAGTGTTCGACAAGGCGGTGTACTTCGACCAGCCGCTGCGCATGGCGGTGGCCGCCGGCACCGTGCCGCAGGCGCGCCTGGACGACATGGTCAAGCGCATCCTGCGCGCCTTCATCGCCACCGGCAGTTTCGACAACCCGCCGCAGCACCAGCCGATCGACGATGCCGCCGGCGGCCTGGCCGCGCAGCGCGTGGTCGAGGAAGGCACGGTGCTGTTGCGCAACGAGGGCAAGCTGCTGCCGCTGTCGCGCAACCTGCGCCGCATCGCGGTGATCGGCGGGCATGCCGACAAGGGTGTGATCGGCGGCGGCGGTTCCTCGATGGTCGGGGTCACCGTCAACGGCGGCAACGCGGTGCCGGGGATCGCCCCGACCACCTGGCCGGGACCGGTGATGTTCCATCCGTCCTCGCCGCTGCAGGCGCTGCGCAAGGCGCTGCCGGATGCGCAGATCGACTACGCCAGCGGCGACGACCCCGCGGCCGCGGCCAAGCTGGCGCGCGAGGCCGAGGTGGCGATCGTGTTCGCCACGCAATGGTCGGCCGAATCGGTGGACCTGCCGGACATCGCCCTGCCCGACAAGCAGGACGCACTGATCGCGGCAGTGGTCAAGGCCAACCCGAAGACGGCGGTGGTGCTGGAGACCAACGGCCCGGTGGCGATGCCGTGGCTGCAGCAGGTGCCGGCGGTGCTGGAGGCCTGGTACCCGGGCATCCGCGGCGGTGAAGGTCTGGCGCGGCTGCTGCTGGGCGAGGTCAATCCGTCCGGCCGCCTGCCGGTGACCTGGCTGCGCGACGTGTCGCAACTGCCGCGGCCGTCGATTCCCGGCCTGGGCTTCAAGCCGGCGCAACCGCCGGGGAGCAACGTCGACTACAACATCGAAGGCGCCAACGTCGGCTACCGCTGGTTCGCCGCGCGCGGCCTGGAGCCGGTGTATCCGTTCGGCTATGGCCTGTCCTACACCACGTTCGCTTACTCGAACTTCAAGGTGCAGGCCAACGGTAGCCACGTCGTCGCCAGTTTCGATGTGCGCAACACCGGCGATCGCGAAGGCGCCGACGTGCCGCAGCTGTACCTGCGCCTGCCGCAGGGCCACCACACCCCGATCCGCCTGGTCGGCTGGGACAAGGTGATGCTCAAGCCGGGCGAGAGCCGCCACGTCAGCATCGTCGCCGAGCCCAAGACCCTGGCCGACTTCGATCCGAAGAAGCGCCACTGGCACATCGCCGCCGGCGACTACGAGCTGCTGCTGGGCCGTTCGGCGACGCAGGTGGAAGCGCGCGCGCCGCTGCACCTGAAGGACGGCGTGCTGCAGCACTGA
- a CDS encoding alpha/beta hydrolase — MTALVILPGLDGTSALLPAFVAEARRYFAQVTVVAYPSDRPASYAELEQLARQSLPQQRFVLLGESFSGPIALSLAAQRPAGLAGLVLSTTFARNPVPALAPFASLTRFAPAHRLPTAALRWWLLGRWATPALETQLTRTLRGIAPAVLRDRAASALRVDVSARLADVAVPTLYLRARHDRLMHRAAGNTILVGIPGARCIELPGPHLLLQTAPAASACAIADWFAALT, encoded by the coding sequence ATGACCGCGCTCGTCATCCTGCCTGGTCTGGACGGCACCAGCGCACTGCTGCCCGCCTTCGTCGCCGAAGCCCGGCGTTACTTTGCGCAGGTCACAGTGGTGGCATACCCAAGCGACCGACCAGCGTCGTACGCGGAACTGGAGCAACTGGCACGGCAGTCGCTGCCACAGCAGCGCTTCGTTCTGCTCGGCGAGTCGTTCTCCGGTCCTATCGCCCTGTCGCTCGCGGCGCAACGCCCGGCCGGGTTGGCCGGCCTGGTCCTGTCCACCACCTTCGCGCGCAATCCGGTCCCGGCACTGGCGCCGTTCGCGTCGCTGACACGCTTCGCACCGGCGCATCGCCTGCCCACGGCCGCATTGCGCTGGTGGCTGCTCGGGCGCTGGGCGACGCCGGCGCTGGAGACGCAACTGACACGCACCTTGCGCGGGATCGCCCCGGCGGTGCTGCGCGACCGCGCGGCGAGCGCCCTGCGCGTGGACGTCAGCGCCCGCCTCGCCGACGTCGCCGTGCCGACCCTGTACCTGCGCGCCCGCCACGATCGGCTGATGCATCGCGCAGCGGGCAACACGATCCTCGTCGGCATTCCCGGCGCCCGCTGCATCGAGCTGCCTGGCCCGCACTTGTTGCTGCAGACCGCCCCGGCCGCCAGCGCATGCGCCATCGCCGACTGGTTCGCGGCACTGACCTGA
- a CDS encoding ATP-binding cassette domain-containing protein translates to MPLITLQNLDYSVGGPLLLEKTDLSIEPGERIALIGRNGAGKSTLMKLIAGELKPDDGEVRVQQGVRIARLEQEVPHGAAGSVFDVVADGLGELGHWLAEFHRLSHAAEFDGDALGAVQSKIDGANGWALDQRVNETLTRLELDGDAEFARLSGGMKRRVLLARALVSAPDLLLLDEPTNHLDIEAIDWLEGFLKGWNGSVVFVTHDRRFLRALATRIVEIDRGQVSSWPGDWANYERRREERLNAQAQENARFDKLLAQEEVWIRQGIKARRTRDEGRVRRLEAMRRERTQRRELGGNVRMEAAQGESSGKKVIEAKDLSFAFGARSMVRDFSTTILRGDRIGLIGPNGSGKTTLLKLLLGELTPDQGEVRAGTNLQVAYFDQYRATLREDWSAIENVAEGRDFIEVNGKRKHVHAYLQDFLFTPERARAPITRLSGGERNRLLLARLFAQPSNLLVMDEPTNDLDVETLELLEELLGDYSGTLLLVSHDRDFIDNVVTSTMVMEGDGRIGEYVGGYSDWVRQRPAAPASAMAVAKASATAAATTPVAAAAAPAPAKRKLSYKDARELEQLPARIEALEQQVAALTEAMTDAAFYQRDAAAVNAHTQALSQAQADLDAAYARWSELDA, encoded by the coding sequence ATGCCTCTTATCACTCTGCAGAACCTCGACTACAGCGTCGGCGGCCCCTTGTTGCTGGAAAAGACCGACCTGTCGATCGAGCCGGGCGAGCGGATCGCCCTGATCGGCCGCAACGGCGCCGGCAAATCCACCTTGATGAAACTGATCGCCGGCGAGCTCAAGCCCGACGACGGCGAAGTTCGCGTGCAGCAGGGCGTGCGCATCGCCCGGCTCGAGCAGGAGGTGCCGCATGGCGCCGCCGGCAGCGTGTTCGACGTGGTCGCCGACGGCCTGGGCGAGCTTGGCCATTGGCTGGCCGAGTTCCATCGGCTCAGCCATGCCGCCGAGTTCGACGGCGATGCGCTGGGCGCGGTGCAGTCCAAGATCGATGGCGCCAATGGCTGGGCGCTGGACCAACGGGTCAACGAGACTCTGACCCGCCTGGAGCTGGACGGCGATGCCGAGTTCGCGCGGCTGTCCGGCGGCATGAAGCGCCGGGTGCTGCTGGCGCGGGCGCTGGTGTCGGCGCCGGACCTGCTGTTGCTGGACGAACCGACCAACCACCTCGACATCGAGGCCATCGACTGGCTGGAAGGCTTCCTCAAGGGCTGGAACGGCAGCGTCGTGTTCGTGACCCACGACCGGCGTTTCCTGCGTGCCCTGGCCACCCGCATCGTCGAGATCGACCGCGGCCAGGTCAGCAGCTGGCCGGGCGACTGGGCCAACTACGAGCGCCGCCGCGAGGAGCGGCTCAACGCGCAGGCGCAGGAAAACGCGCGCTTCGACAAGCTGCTGGCGCAGGAAGAAGTGTGGATCCGCCAGGGCATCAAGGCGCGGCGTACCCGCGACGAGGGCCGGGTACGGCGGCTGGAAGCGATGCGTCGCGAGCGCACCCAGCGCCGCGAACTCGGCGGCAACGTGCGCATGGAAGCGGCGCAGGGCGAGTCCTCCGGCAAGAAGGTGATCGAGGCCAAGGACCTGAGCTTCGCCTTCGGCGCGCGCAGCATGGTGCGCGATTTTTCCACCACCATCCTGCGCGGCGACCGCATCGGCCTGATCGGCCCCAACGGCAGCGGCAAAACCACGCTGCTGAAGCTGTTGCTGGGCGAACTGACCCCGGACCAGGGCGAAGTGCGCGCCGGCACCAATCTGCAGGTGGCGTACTTCGACCAGTACCGCGCCACCCTGCGCGAGGACTGGAGCGCGATCGAGAACGTGGCCGAGGGCCGCGACTTCATCGAGGTCAACGGCAAGCGCAAGCACGTGCATGCCTACCTGCAGGATTTCCTGTTCACCCCGGAGCGCGCGCGTGCGCCGATCACCCGTCTGTCCGGCGGCGAGCGCAACCGCCTGCTGCTGGCGCGGCTGTTCGCGCAGCCGTCCAACCTGCTGGTGATGGACGAACCGACCAACGACCTGGACGTGGAAACCCTGGAGCTGCTGGAAGAACTGCTCGGCGACTACAGCGGCACCTTGTTGCTGGTCAGCCACGACCGCGATTTCATCGACAACGTGGTGACCTCGACCATGGTCATGGAAGGCGATGGCCGCATCGGCGAGTACGTCGGTGGCTACAGCGACTGGGTGCGCCAGCGCCCGGCGGCCCCGGCCAGTGCCATGGCAGTCGCCAAGGCCTCGGCCACCGCGGCGGCGACCACGCCGGTGGCGGCCGCCGCGGCGCCCGCGCCGGCCAAGCGCAAGCTCAGCTACAAGGACGCGCGCGAACTGGAGCAGTTGCCGGCGCGGATCGAAGCGCTGGAACAGCAGGTCGCGGCACTGACCGAGGCGATGACGGACGCGGCGTTCTATCAGCGCGACGCGGCGGCGGTGAATGCGCACACGCAGGCCTTGAGCCAGGCGCAGGCGGACCTGGATGCGGCGTATGCGCGCTGGAGCGAGTTGGACGCCTGA
- the dbpA gene encoding ATP-dependent RNA helicase DbpA has translation MNDFASLSLSPALAPGIDALGYTSMTPVQAQSLPPILAGQDVIVQAPTGSGKTAAFGLGLLHKLDPALSRAQALVLCPTRELADQVGKQLRKLATGIPNMKLVVLTGGMPLGPQLASLEAHDPQVVVGTPGRIQELARKRALHLGGVRTLVLDEADRMLDMGFEEPIREIASRCDKHRQSLLFSATFPEEIRALARDLLKEPAEITIEGADSAPEIDQQFFEIDPTYRQKAVAGLLLRFTPESSVVFCNTRKEVDEVAGSLQQFGFSALALHGDMEQRDRDEVLVRFVNRSCNVLVASDVAARGLDVEDLAAVINYELPTDSETYRHRIGRTARAGKHGLALSLVAPRETARAQALETEQGQPLRWSRAPLATARPAQLPQAAMVTLRIDGGKTDKLRPGDILGALTGDAGLSGAAIGKIAIYATRSYVAIARAHAGKALAQLQAGKIKGRRFRVAKL, from the coding sequence ATGAACGATTTCGCCTCTCTCTCCCTTTCTCCCGCGCTCGCGCCCGGCATCGATGCGCTCGGTTACACGAGCATGACCCCGGTGCAGGCGCAGAGCCTGCCGCCGATCCTGGCCGGCCAGGACGTCATCGTGCAGGCGCCCACCGGCAGCGGCAAGACCGCGGCGTTCGGCCTGGGCCTGCTGCACAAGCTGGATCCGGCGCTGAGCCGCGCGCAGGCGCTGGTGCTGTGCCCGACCCGCGAACTGGCCGACCAGGTCGGCAAGCAGCTGCGCAAGCTGGCCACCGGCATCCCCAACATGAAGCTGGTGGTGCTGACCGGCGGCATGCCGCTGGGCCCGCAGTTGGCCTCGCTGGAGGCGCACGACCCGCAGGTGGTGGTCGGCACGCCCGGCCGCATCCAAGAGCTGGCGCGCAAGCGGGCGCTGCACCTGGGCGGGGTGCGCACGCTGGTGCTGGACGAGGCCGACCGCATGCTCGACATGGGTTTCGAGGAGCCGATCCGCGAAATCGCCAGCCGGTGCGACAAGCACCGGCAGAGCCTGCTGTTCTCGGCCACCTTCCCGGAGGAAATCCGCGCATTGGCGCGCGACCTGCTTAAGGAACCGGCGGAAATCACCATCGAAGGCGCCGACAGCGCGCCGGAAATCGACCAGCAGTTCTTCGAGATCGACCCCACCTACCGGCAGAAGGCGGTGGCCGGCCTGCTGCTGCGCTTCACTCCCGAGTCCAGCGTGGTGTTCTGCAACACCCGCAAGGAGGTCGACGAAGTCGCCGGGTCGCTGCAGCAGTTCGGCTTCTCCGCACTCGCGCTGCATGGCGACATGGAGCAGCGCGACCGCGACGAGGTGCTGGTGCGCTTCGTCAACCGCAGCTGCAACGTGCTGGTGGCCAGCGACGTGGCCGCGCGCGGGCTGGACGTGGAAGACCTGGCGGCGGTGATCAACTACGAACTGCCGACCGACAGCGAGACCTACCGCCACCGCATCGGCCGCACCGCGCGCGCCGGCAAGCATGGCCTGGCCCTGAGCCTGGTGGCGCCGCGCGAGACCGCGCGCGCGCAGGCGCTGGAAACCGAACAGGGCCAGCCGCTGCGCTGGTCGCGCGCACCGCTGGCCACCGCGCGGCCGGCGCAGTTGCCGCAGGCGGCGATGGTCACCCTGCGCATCGACGGCGGCAAGACCGACAAGCTGCGTCCCGGCGACATCCTCGGCGCGCTGACCGGCGATGCCGGGCTGTCCGGCGCGGCGATCGGCAAGATCGCGATCTACGCCACCCGCTCCTACGTCGCCATTGCCCGTGCCCATGCCGGCAAGGCGCTGGCGCAGCTGCAGGCCGGCAAGATCAAGGGCCGCCGGTTCCGCGTCGCCAAGCTATGA
- a CDS encoding barstar family protein encodes MSGFPFALNLAEPAASGVYRVANRDLDSVAALARDAGLRLCRIDLDGCTGKAMLLMRLAAQLDFPPGFGRNWDALTDGLRDLSWLPSPRGYALLLEDAGQLQAVAQPAFDVLLEILDDVAREWAQDGVSFVAFVGGSRDPGPGTGDPEERDPA; translated from the coding sequence ATGAGCGGCTTCCCGTTCGCGCTGAACCTGGCCGAGCCGGCTGCCTCCGGCGTGTATCGCGTCGCCAACCGCGACCTGGACAGCGTCGCCGCCCTGGCCCGCGACGCCGGCCTGCGGCTGTGCCGGATCGACCTGGACGGTTGCACCGGCAAGGCCATGCTGCTGATGCGGTTGGCCGCGCAATTGGACTTCCCACCCGGCTTCGGCCGCAACTGGGACGCGCTCACCGATGGCCTGCGCGACCTGTCCTGGCTGCCCTCCCCCCGCGGTTATGCGCTGCTGCTGGAGGATGCCGGGCAGTTGCAGGCGGTGGCGCAGCCGGCCTTCGACGTGCTGCTGGAGATCCTCGACGACGTCGCCCGCGAGTGGGCCCAGGACGGCGTCAGCTTCGTCGCGTTCGTGGGCGGAAGCCGGGACCCGGGACCCGGGACCGGGGACCCGGAAGAGCGCGATCCGGCGTAG
- a CDS encoding superoxide dismutase, with amino-acid sequence MAYTLPKLPYAYDALEPHIDAQTMEIHHTKHHQTYINNVNAALEGTEYADLPIEALASKLKSLPENLQGPVRNNGGGHANHSLFWTVMAPNAGGTPSGDVGKAIDSELGGFDKFKEAFTKAALTRFGSGWAWLSVTPDKKLVVESTANQDSPLFEGNTPILGLDVWEHAYYLKYQNRRPDYIGAFFNVVDWKEVERRYHAAIG; translated from the coding sequence ATGGCCTACACCCTCCCCAAGTTGCCCTACGCCTACGACGCGCTGGAACCGCACATCGATGCGCAGACGATGGAGATCCATCACACCAAGCATCACCAGACCTACATCAACAACGTCAACGCCGCGCTGGAAGGCACCGAGTACGCCGATCTGCCGATCGAGGCGCTGGCGTCCAAGCTGAAGTCGCTGCCGGAGAACCTGCAGGGTCCGGTGCGCAACAACGGCGGCGGCCATGCCAACCACTCGCTGTTCTGGACGGTGATGGCGCCCAATGCCGGCGGCACCCCGAGCGGCGACGTGGGCAAGGCGATCGACAGCGAACTGGGCGGCTTCGACAAGTTCAAGGAAGCCTTCACCAAGGCCGCGCTGACCCGCTTCGGCAGCGGCTGGGCCTGGCTGAGCGTCACCCCCGACAAGAAGCTGGTGGTCGAGAGCACCGCCAACCAGGACAGCCCGCTGTTCGAGGGCAACACCCCGATCCTGGGCCTGGACGTGTGGGAACACGCCTACTACCTGAAGTACCAGAACCGCCGTCCGGACTACATCGGCGCGTTCTTCAACGTGGTCGACTGGAAGGAAGTGGAGCGCCGCTACCACGCCGCGATCGGCTGA
- a CDS encoding ribonuclease domain-containing protein: MRKPVLLIAAIVLLVGGLWGIRGLQHPPHPQFAPSLDAAAKTPYTAPGNSTPADAASPELPAFLPPEAHATVALILRGGPFPHRQDGSVFGNRENRLPAQPRGYYREYTVDTPGLSHRGARRIVTGGTPPQVWYYSDDHYDSFRSFQVGGAGPTP; the protein is encoded by the coding sequence ATGCGCAAGCCCGTGCTGTTGATCGCCGCCATCGTGTTGCTGGTCGGCGGGCTGTGGGGCATCCGCGGGCTGCAGCATCCGCCGCACCCGCAATTCGCGCCCTCGCTCGACGCCGCCGCAAAGACCCCATACACCGCACCCGGCAACTCCACGCCCGCCGACGCGGCATCGCCGGAACTGCCGGCGTTTCTGCCGCCCGAAGCGCACGCCACGGTGGCGCTGATCCTGCGTGGCGGCCCGTTCCCGCATCGCCAGGATGGCAGCGTGTTCGGCAACCGCGAGAACCGGTTGCCGGCGCAACCGCGCGGCTATTACCGCGAGTACACCGTCGATACCCCCGGCCTGTCGCATCGCGGCGCGCGCCGCATCGTCACCGGCGGCACGCCGCCGCAGGTCTGGTATTACAGCGACGACCACTACGACAGTTTCCGCAGCTTCCAGGTCGGCGGTGCGGGGCCGACGCCATGA
- a CDS encoding endonuclease/exonuclease/phosphatase family protein, whose protein sequence is MNPRVFRWHRTGWLLLAVAALAQAQAMTDAVPTVQAAPDSPLTVVTLTLAVDPRQAQEGDDWPARRERIVVALQRLHPDAIALQEVLQTPEMPNQAQWLAARLGYHCHFISPDPPSRPQRRGNALLTRLPVLEEAETLLHPLEDYSVAGLVRVDLHGQPVNLYFTRLHAARDGSASRREQAEDLMAWIDATAEGVPSLLAGGFFAAARAPELAPLAVRFEDGSVRGESPRNRIDVRAPATTAAADHVFFERGHFRPLRGARLFAPAPNLPAAGTRGLLMTLQPLDPMPTSLQPAP, encoded by the coding sequence ATGAATCCCCGCGTCTTCCGATGGCATCGCACCGGCTGGCTGTTGCTGGCCGTGGCGGCATTGGCACAGGCGCAGGCCATGACCGACGCGGTGCCGACGGTCCAGGCAGCGCCGGACAGCCCCCTTACCGTGGTCACCCTCACGCTCGCCGTCGATCCACGCCAGGCGCAGGAGGGCGACGACTGGCCCGCACGCCGCGAGCGCATCGTGGTGGCCCTGCAGCGGCTGCACCCCGACGCCATCGCCCTGCAGGAAGTGCTGCAGACGCCGGAGATGCCGAACCAGGCGCAATGGCTGGCCGCGCGCCTGGGCTACCACTGCCACTTCATCAGCCCCGATCCGCCGAGCCGACCGCAACGCCGCGGCAACGCGCTGCTGACCCGCCTGCCGGTGCTGGAGGAAGCCGAGACCTTGCTGCATCCGCTGGAGGACTACAGCGTGGCCGGCCTGGTGCGGGTGGACCTGCACGGGCAGCCGGTGAACCTGTACTTCACTCGACTGCACGCCGCGCGCGACGGCAGCGCCAGCCGCCGCGAACAGGCCGAGGATCTGATGGCATGGATCGATGCCACCGCCGAGGGCGTGCCTTCGCTGCTGGCGGGCGGCTTCTTCGCCGCAGCGCGCGCGCCCGAACTGGCGCCGCTGGCGGTGCGCTTCGAGGACGGCAGCGTGCGCGGCGAGTCGCCACGCAACCGGATCGACGTGCGGGCACCCGCCACGACGGCGGCGGCCGACCACGTGTTCTTCGAACGCGGCCACTTCCGCCCGCTGCGCGGCGCACGCCTGTTCGCGCCGGCGCCGAACCTGCCCGCAGCCGGCACGCGTGGCCTGCTGATGACACTGCAGCCGCTGGACCCGATGCCGACATCGCTGCAACCGGCGCCGTAG